The Desulfomonile tiedjei genomic sequence GGCATCGCCGAATCCGGCTCTCTCGAGCACAAACCCGAAGAGAATTCCTATGCCCAGCGCAATCCAAAGGCTGGTTGTGAAGCCCAATGCTCCTGACATATATATGGGACCGGTCATGACCATTCCCTCCTTACGAAGTATGCCGCTGTGAATGCTGTGGCAAAAACCGCCATCATGAATACCCAGCTACCCACGGCAAGGGTCGCTCCGCCGCTCAGGGCCTGGCCGCTGGTGCATCCCATAGCCAGCCGCGTGCCAATGCCGCCTATAATTCCGCCTCCAAATGCCATGGTCAGCCTGAGCCCCACTCCTGCCGTCGGCCCTCTTCCGACGCCGGGCCGGAATCGCCTTGCGGTCAGGACCGCAAGCAGCCCCCCGAGAAAGACCCCGAGGACCTCGACGACGATCCAGTCCACCATCGGGTTGCGGGCCCCTGATT encodes the following:
- a CDS encoding YeeE/YedE family protein, producing MKEYEYAKGFWNPYVAGIALGLVLLLTFYLMGTGLGASGAIARTAAVTAHAVAPEATATNGYFSEFYKSGARNPMVDWIVVEVLGVFLGGLLAVLTARRFRPGVGRGPTAGVGLRLTMAFGGGIIGGIGTRLAMGCTSGQALSGGATLAVGSWVFMMAVFATAFTAAYFVRREWS